The following are from one region of the bacterium genome:
- a CDS encoding efflux RND transporter periplasmic adaptor subunit — translation MKMKRSYTIFAVVLVAMLAAGYFMVWPRQADKPEAGAAGPPGRVVKISRGDLNAVVSATGKLEPITKVEVKSKASGQIMVMPVEEGDRIEQGALIARIDETDARNTYEQAVADLEVAKATVTQTANTVARQEEMFKRGLISQAEFDQVKLEEVKAKAQLVKAETEVSTMLTRLKDSVVRSPINGLILQKNVEAGQIISSGINSVSGGTLIATVANLDSMYVFAEVDEIDVGQVQIGQSARVVPDAFPDMVYRGRVLRIAPLATVEQNVTTFNVTVIVSNTDGRLKAGMNATVDVTVADRANVVLAPKEALKELREIRAQLQVLNLADSSAAGRLRRPPDSSRGDGRRPFAGLASAEAGAPRGPLPAAGNGRTLRKFVLLKTGESYQPRAVEVGLSNNEFAEVLRGLEEGDEIFVFSGSRAGIDRQAWMNRMRGVTGFGGMGGRPR, via the coding sequence ATGAAAATGAAGAGAAGTTACACCATCTTTGCGGTGGTGCTGGTGGCAATGTTGGCCGCCGGTTACTTCATGGTTTGGCCGCGGCAAGCCGACAAGCCGGAGGCCGGAGCTGCCGGCCCGCCGGGCCGGGTGGTGAAGATCAGCCGCGGCGACCTCAATGCCGTGGTTTCCGCCACCGGCAAGCTCGAGCCCATCACCAAAGTCGAAGTCAAAAGCAAGGCTTCCGGCCAAATCATGGTCATGCCGGTGGAGGAGGGCGACCGCATCGAGCAGGGCGCGCTGATTGCCCGCATTGACGAGACCGATGCGCGCAACACCTATGAGCAGGCGGTGGCCGACCTCGAAGTGGCCAAGGCCACGGTCACGCAAACCGCCAACACCGTCGCGCGCCAGGAGGAAATGTTCAAGCGCGGCCTGATTTCACAGGCGGAATTCGATCAAGTGAAGCTGGAGGAAGTGAAGGCGAAGGCGCAATTGGTGAAGGCCGAAACCGAAGTATCGACCATGCTGACGCGCCTGAAGGACAGCGTCGTGCGTTCGCCGATCAATGGTCTGATCCTGCAAAAGAACGTCGAGGCCGGCCAGATCATCTCCTCCGGCATCAATTCGGTGAGCGGCGGCACGTTGATCGCAACGGTGGCGAATCTCGACAGCATGTATGTTTTCGCGGAAGTGGATGAGATCGACGTCGGCCAGGTGCAGATCGGGCAATCGGCGCGCGTGGTGCCGGATGCCTTTCCTGACATGGTTTATCGCGGCCGCGTGCTGCGCATCGCGCCGCTGGCCACGGTCGAGCAAAACGTGACCACCTTCAATGTCACGGTCATCGTGTCGAACACCGACGGCCGCTTGAAAGCCGGCATGAATGCCACGGTGGATGTGACGGTGGCCGACCGCGCGAACGTCGTGCTGGCGCCCAAGGAGGCGCTGAAAGAGTTGCGCGAGATTCGCGCGCAGTTGCAGGTGTTGAATCTGGCAGATTCCAGCGCCGCGGGCCGGTTGCGGCGGCCGCCGGATTCGTCACGCGGCGACGGCCGCCGGCCGTTTGCCGGTTTGGCTTCCGCGGAGGCCGGTGCGCCGCGTGGCCCGCTGCCGGCCGCGGGCAATGGCCGCACGCTGCGCAAATTCGTGCTGCTCAAAACCGGGGAAAGCTACCAGCCGCGCGCCGTGGAAGTCGGCCTGAGCAACAATGAATTCGCCGAAGTGTTGCGCGGCCTGGAGGAAGGCGACGAGATTTTCGTGTTCAGCGGCAGCCGCGCCGGCATCGATCGCCAGGCCTGGATGAATCGCATGCGCGGGGTCACCGGTTTCGGCGGCATGGGCGGCCGGCCGCGCTGA
- a CDS encoding M14 family metallopeptidase, which translates to MRNTKARLRTAALLLGCGLLAGSNCPGPEPQPPDAGLYHTYDEINRELHDLATQYSAIAQVHSLGKSVEGRDLWALKISAAVAQEQGEPEIVLLGCHHAREWIAVDVPFLIGRHLLQNYNRDTLVTRLLDHATIWVAPMINPDGHQYSVSSQRLWRKNRRNNNDGSYGVDLNRNYGHEWGGPGSSGDSFSEIYRGPAPFSEPETQALRDFLQSRPVKALISYHNFSQLVLYPWGYTSNPAPDRALLDQLANGIADRIRAVHGVRYTPEQASDLYLASGDTGDWLYALRQVPALTIELRPSSSVPGFELPEDQIQPTFEENLPAALYVMSWAVAAGSPSP; encoded by the coding sequence ATGAGAAACACCAAAGCCCGGTTACGCACTGCCGCGCTGCTGCTGGGCTGCGGCCTGCTCGCGGGCAGCAATTGCCCGGGCCCGGAGCCGCAACCGCCCGATGCCGGCCTCTATCACACCTATGATGAAATCAACCGCGAACTGCATGACTTGGCCACGCAATACAGCGCGATTGCGCAGGTGCATTCCCTGGGCAAATCCGTCGAAGGCCGTGACTTGTGGGCGCTAAAGATCAGCGCGGCGGTGGCGCAGGAACAAGGCGAGCCGGAAATCGTTTTGCTCGGCTGTCATCATGCCCGCGAATGGATTGCCGTTGACGTGCCTTTTCTCATTGGCCGGCATTTGCTGCAAAACTACAATCGTGACACGCTGGTGACCCGCTTGCTCGACCACGCCACCATTTGGGTGGCGCCCATGATCAATCCCGACGGCCATCAATACTCGGTCTCCAGCCAGCGCTTGTGGCGCAAAAATCGCCGCAACAACAACGACGGCTCCTATGGCGTGGATTTGAACCGCAACTACGGCCATGAGTGGGGCGGACCCGGTTCCTCTGGTGACTCGTTCTCTGAAATCTACCGCGGCCCGGCGCCTTTTTCCGAGCCGGAAACACAGGCGCTCCGCGACTTTCTGCAGAGCCGCCCGGTGAAAGCTCTGATCAGCTATCACAATTTCTCGCAGCTCGTTTTGTATCCCTGGGGCTACACCAGCAACCCGGCGCCCGATCGCGCCCTGCTCGATCAACTCGCGAACGGGATCGCCGATCGCATCCGGGCGGTGCATGGTGTGCGCTACACGCCGGAGCAAGCTTCCGATCTCTACCTTGCCAGCGGCGATACCGGAGACTGGCTCTATGCCCTGCGGCAGGTACCGGCGTTGACGATTGAATTACGGCCGAGCAGCAGCGTTCCCGGTTTCGAGTTGCCCGAAGATCAAATCCAGCCAACCTTCGAAGAAAATCTGCCGGCAGCGCTGTATGTGATGAGTTGGGCGGTCGCAGCCGGCTCGCCTTCACCGTGA
- a CDS encoding RsmB/NOP family class I SAM-dependent RNA methyltransferase — protein MNPVSLAGHTLELLAILQQDQRPADHLIDNFFRSRHYLGSHDRRALAETVYGILRHRRLLQALIAQVQPESATDPGWWLAAFKLHVEKAEFATVAAALTSAGRRPASLSSAELAQLAAQRPEEFADNPAVMLSFPDWLVRDLQQQRGEQETLRLLQALNQPPPLTIRVNTLKTTRADCQQELQRRGCASTPTRFSPFGLQLTQRTNLFGLDLFRAGWFEVQDEGSQLISLVLDPKPTWRIADVCAGGGGKTLHLASLMKNRGEIFAFDVSAKRLENLQRRSRRSGAHNIRVQALPEGELPERLLGKLDAILVDAPCSGAGVLRRNPDAKWKITAAMVAELSAKQLRLLRHYAALLKPGGRLVYATCSVLAQENEQVVQAFLAGHPDFETEDAAAILQHHQLGALAAGPALQLSPHQHGCDGFFAAVMARRQRGTA, from the coding sequence ATGAATCCAGTTTCTCTCGCCGGCCACACACTCGAGTTGCTCGCAATCTTGCAGCAGGATCAGCGTCCGGCGGATCATCTCATCGACAATTTCTTCCGCAGCCGCCATTATCTCGGCTCGCATGATCGCCGCGCGCTGGCGGAGACCGTGTACGGCATTTTGCGCCATCGCCGGCTGCTGCAAGCGCTGATTGCCCAAGTGCAGCCGGAATCTGCGACTGACCCCGGCTGGTGGCTCGCGGCATTCAAACTGCATGTTGAGAAAGCTGAGTTCGCGACGGTTGCAGCGGCGCTCACCTCTGCCGGTCGCCGTCCGGCCAGCCTCTCCTCCGCGGAATTGGCGCAGCTTGCGGCACAAAGGCCCGAAGAGTTCGCGGACAATCCCGCGGTCATGCTGTCGTTTCCGGATTGGCTGGTGCGCGACCTGCAACAACAGCGCGGCGAGCAAGAAACGCTGCGGTTGCTGCAGGCGCTCAATCAACCGCCACCGCTGACCATCCGCGTGAACACGCTCAAAACCACCCGCGCCGACTGCCAGCAGGAATTGCAGCGCCGCGGCTGCGCCAGCACCCCGACGCGCTTCTCGCCGTTCGGGCTGCAGCTCACGCAGCGCACCAATCTTTTTGGTTTGGATTTGTTCCGCGCAGGTTGGTTCGAAGTGCAGGATGAAGGCAGCCAGCTCATCTCGCTGGTGCTCGATCCCAAGCCGACCTGGCGCATTGCCGACGTCTGCGCCGGCGGTGGCGGCAAGACCCTGCATCTGGCGAGCCTAATGAAGAATCGCGGAGAGATTTTTGCATTCGATGTTTCCGCCAAACGCCTGGAGAATCTGCAGCGCCGCAGCCGGCGCAGCGGCGCGCACAATATTCGCGTGCAGGCTTTGCCGGAAGGCGAGCTGCCGGAGCGTTTGCTCGGCAAGCTGGACGCGATCCTGGTCGACGCGCCCTGCAGCGGCGCGGGCGTGCTGCGCCGCAATCCCGACGCCAAGTGGAAAATCACCGCGGCGATGGTGGCGGAGCTGAGTGCCAAACAGCTCCGGCTCCTGCGACACTACGCGGCATTGCTCAAGCCGGGCGGCCGGCTGGTTTATGCCACCTGCAGCGTGCTGGCGCAGGAAAACGAGCAAGTCGTGCAAGCCTTTCTCGCGGGTCATCCTGATTTTGAAACGGAAGACGCGGCCGCAATTCTGCAGCATCATCAACTCGGCGCGCTCGCCGCCGGTCCGGCGCTGCAGCTTTCCCCCCACCAACACGGCTGTGACGGTTTCTTTGCCGCGGTCATGGCGCGCCGCCAGCGCGGCACGGCGTGA
- a CDS encoding TonB family protein: protein MAESNRALPACGGGHQNRAPACDETNLRMKSLDKNLPAFEDFKLGYPRRIERALLAVIVLTLLAGYASQFWRLPLAQERLEVKIPVITVENVPATKQGSRLPPPPKPAVVLPSTEELVPKTEVPEPVQQQTGEASDSAATGAGAGEIGALEEVGGGLLSPARPLASVFPQFPEAERKKGVRGEVKLSVEISERGKVLSVTILENTTSSELCAEAAKKAAQATRFLPARGRNGPMRSWFTLSYNFDYRR from the coding sequence ATGGCTGAATCGAACCGCGCGCTGCCGGCCTGCGGCGGCGGCCACCAGAATCGGGCACCAGCCTGTGATGAGACCAATCTGCGCATGAAGAGTTTGGACAAAAATCTTCCCGCATTCGAAGACTTCAAGCTCGGCTATCCGCGCCGGATCGAGCGGGCGCTGCTGGCGGTGATTGTACTCACGCTGCTGGCGGGCTATGCCAGCCAATTTTGGCGTTTGCCGCTGGCGCAGGAGCGCCTCGAAGTCAAGATCCCCGTGATCACAGTGGAGAATGTACCGGCTACCAAGCAAGGCAGCCGCCTGCCGCCGCCACCCAAGCCGGCGGTGGTGCTGCCCAGCACGGAAGAGCTCGTTCCCAAGACGGAAGTGCCAGAACCGGTGCAGCAGCAAACAGGCGAGGCCTCCGACTCCGCGGCAACCGGCGCCGGCGCGGGTGAAATCGGCGCACTGGAAGAAGTCGGTGGCGGCCTGCTTTCGCCGGCGCGGCCGCTTGCCTCCGTTTTCCCACAGTTTCCTGAAGCTGAACGCAAGAAAGGCGTGCGCGGCGAAGTCAAGCTGAGTGTCGAAATCAGCGAACGCGGCAAGGTGTTGAGCGTCACGATTCTGGAGAACACCACCAGCAGCGAGCTGTGCGCCGAGGCTGCCAAAAAAGCAGCACAGGCGACACGTTTTTTGCCGGCGCGCGGCAGAAACGGTCCGATGAGATCCTGGTTCACGTTGTCATACAATTTCGACTATCGCCGGTGA
- a CDS encoding DUF2442 domain-containing protein has product MYWDVKIVKPLSDYRLYVEIADGRKGIFDMKPYLDHGVFRELRNPEYFRQVEIILGALTWPHQQDIAPETLLADLIQVDAPPNEAFPRDALQSVRP; this is encoded by the coding sequence ATGTACTGGGATGTAAAAATCGTTAAGCCCCTTTCTGATTATCGGTTGTACGTAGAAATCGCCGATGGGCGGAAGGGCATTTTCGACATGAAACCGTATCTGGATCACGGCGTCTTTCGGGAATTGCGCAATCCTGAGTACTTCAGGCAAGTGGAAATCATCCTCGGTGCCCTGACCTGGCCTCATCAGCAGGACATCGCGCCCGAAACCCTGCTTGCCGATCTCATCCAGGTCGATGCCCCGCCTAATGAGGCGTTCCCGAGAGACGCGCTGCAATCGGTGCGCCCCTGA
- a CDS encoding outer membrane lipoprotein carrier protein LolA: MNASALFGAPGARTSATVSRAVSFRNRLLLFAGLAVTLGFAPRQDNNADKIIGRVRSTYEKLEAMTADFQKEYTWALAGETQTLTGKLYLKKGDRYRVETDLQTIVTDGKTVWTYSVDKQQVFIDNMTKSQENPLPRDLLIKYTNDFKAEYLRDERFEQSDCHVVRLSPRQEDESFAKSVTVWVDKKSWIAIKIEQVDLNENLTVYKLQNIAINPTLADQLFTFKIPDNVEVVDWRGTAK, encoded by the coding sequence ATGAACGCTTCTGCTTTGTTTGGGGCGCCCGGCGCCCGCACTTCCGCCACGGTTTCCCGCGCTGTTTCGTTCCGCAATCGCCTGCTGCTGTTTGCGGGACTGGCAGTCACGCTGGGGTTCGCGCCGCGCCAGGACAACAATGCCGATAAGATCATCGGCCGCGTGCGCTCCACCTATGAAAAGCTCGAAGCCATGACCGCGGATTTTCAAAAGGAATACACCTGGGCGCTCGCCGGCGAAACCCAAACCCTCACCGGCAAGCTCTATCTCAAAAAGGGCGACCGTTACCGCGTCGAGACCGACCTGCAAACCATCGTCACCGACGGCAAAACCGTGTGGACCTACTCGGTGGACAAGCAGCAGGTGTTCATCGACAACATGACGAAATCGCAGGAGAATCCCCTGCCGCGGGACTTGCTCATCAAGTACACCAACGATTTCAAGGCGGAATATCTGCGTGATGAACGCTTCGAGCAGAGCGACTGTCACGTCGTGCGCCTCTCCCCGCGCCAGGAGGATGAATCCTTCGCCAAATCGGTGACGGTTTGGGTGGACAAAAAGAGCTGGATCGCGATCAAGATCGAGCAAGTCGACCTCAACGAAAATCTGACGGTTTACAAACTGCAAAATATCGCGATCAACCCGACGCTCGCGGATCAATTGTTCACGTTCAAGATTCCGGACAACGTGGAAGTGGTGGATTGGAGGGGAACTGCGAAGTAA
- a CDS encoding ribonuclease catalytic domain-containing protein produces the protein MTANLAAQPNSGPAPESLTPLPNPKEEQRQKLFQALFDLFRDSLKKSWRRAELDQHPLAKRLLRLARATYEQRGRYPLAWRQQFVRQARTLHSLTGYRDIRMLLFDWLKRMEQLSAAADLFVSSEPVLRRHLRRLAGVAPAAFASPAAASGPASAPTVVLTVDNPETHDRDDALSFRRTAEGVEIGVHVPDLTSFVPAGSAWDVWAAELGASAYLPHVTINMLPEAVNRAAGLQANLTRAVVSFYFASTATGEFRFNRLTCESLTVGRNADYEEIEMWLEVGAPGPWNSALQTWLAGAQQLEAARVAAGGRIFAREQIDVLLEASGQVELRRYAQNSAARKMIAEWMIAANGAAAGFCAEHDLPCLYRTQDQASPTEEETGTESEPRFARPQLSVQRAPHRDLGLEGYAQITSPLRRYVDLLMQRQLIAFLQTGAPRYSLEDLRQAAQTQERLTQRLQRLQARAEFYYKCVYLAQHLGTPCKAEICHSPAPSRSVVLRLPEIGLRLFLPQSSIKGLGMRQIPPYGTAMPALATCLEMDPDRAVMVFQVRKAAGER, from the coding sequence ATGACAGCCAACCTCGCTGCCCAGCCGAATTCCGGGCCCGCACCTGAAAGCCTCACCCCACTCCCGAATCCCAAAGAAGAACAGCGCCAAAAGCTGTTTCAAGCTCTGTTCGATCTCTTTCGCGACTCACTGAAGAAATCCTGGCGCCGTGCCGAACTCGATCAACACCCGTTGGCAAAGCGGCTGTTGCGCTTGGCGCGCGCCACCTATGAGCAGCGCGGCCGCTATCCGCTCGCCTGGCGCCAGCAATTCGTGCGACAGGCGCGCACGCTCCATTCCCTCACCGGCTATCGCGACATTCGGATGTTGTTGTTCGACTGGCTCAAGCGCATGGAACAGCTCTCCGCGGCCGCGGACTTGTTCGTTTCCTCTGAGCCGGTGCTGCGCCGCCATTTGCGCCGGCTGGCGGGCGTTGCCCCTGCCGCATTTGCGTCGCCGGCCGCGGCCTCTGGTCCCGCCAGCGCACCAACGGTGGTTCTGACCGTTGACAATCCCGAGACGCATGATCGCGATGACGCGCTCAGCTTTCGCCGCACGGCAGAGGGCGTGGAAATCGGCGTGCATGTGCCGGATCTTACCTCTTTTGTTCCCGCCGGCAGTGCGTGGGATGTGTGGGCGGCAGAGCTGGGCGCCTCCGCCTACTTGCCGCACGTCACGATCAACATGCTGCCCGAGGCAGTCAACCGCGCGGCGGGATTGCAGGCCAACCTCACTCGCGCGGTGGTGTCGTTTTATTTCGCAAGCACGGCAACTGGCGAATTCCGTTTCAATCGTTTGACCTGCGAAAGCCTGACGGTCGGCCGCAACGCGGATTACGAAGAGATTGAAATGTGGCTGGAGGTGGGCGCGCCGGGCCCGTGGAACAGTGCGCTGCAGACCTGGCTGGCCGGTGCGCAGCAACTCGAGGCGGCACGGGTGGCTGCCGGCGGCCGCATTTTCGCGCGCGAGCAGATCGACGTGCTGCTCGAGGCCTCGGGCCAGGTGGAGTTGCGGCGGTATGCGCAGAACAGCGCCGCCCGCAAGATGATCGCGGAGTGGATGATTGCTGCCAATGGCGCGGCCGCCGGCTTTTGCGCCGAGCACGACCTGCCCTGCCTGTATCGCACGCAGGATCAAGCCAGCCCCACTGAAGAGGAAACCGGCACGGAGAGCGAGCCGCGCTTTGCCCGGCCGCAACTGAGTGTGCAACGTGCGCCCCATCGCGATCTCGGCCTCGAGGGTTATGCCCAGATCACTTCGCCGCTCCGGCGCTATGTGGATTTGCTCATGCAGCGCCAGCTCATTGCCTTTCTGCAAACCGGCGCGCCGCGCTATTCCCTCGAAGACTTGCGCCAGGCCGCGCAAACGCAGGAACGCCTGACGCAACGTTTGCAGCGCTTGCAGGCGCGCGCGGAGTTCTATTACAAATGCGTCTATCTCGCGCAGCATCTCGGCACGCCCTGCAAGGCGGAGATTTGTCACAGCCCGGCGCCCTCGCGCTCGGTGGTGCTGCGTCTGCCCGAAATCGGTTTGCGCCTGTTTCTGCCGCAATCGTCCATCAAAGGGCTGGGCATGCGCCAGATTCCACCCTATGGCACGGCCATGCCGGCGCTGGCGACGTGTTTGGAAATGGATCCAGATCGCGCGGTGATGGTGTTTCAAGTGAGGAAAGCTGCGGGAGAGCGGTGA
- a CDS encoding outer membrane protein transport protein, whose protein sequence is MRIKHGLLALLLGFAAAGLLAPAQAQEEVFQRGIEFGIGGRAMGMGGAYTGVGDDYSAAFWNPAALTQIRRLEGFATLSHAQRENEATFGFTRNLDKASATNFNSLGLAYPIPTYRGSLVFSLGYHRVRPYDSNFSFAWFNNTPEDSVNQRWSELEDGSLSTWTFAGATEVAPNFSVGAAINLWSGKNDYLSSFVENDILDLYTFRSYRNDDALVSEFSGINVKLAGLYRASSLLRLGFTLGTPTTFTVKDRWDVTDETEFDDGEIEGGSDAGRFEYKIRSPFSLGAGAAVNAAGLLLSGSVEHNDWSQIRYTTEPPIEGLSRNEANDELARNYRATTRMRLGAEFTLPVLDVQLRAGYFRDPNPLKGLPDNADREFLTAGVGIFLDKQVRLDLAVITGQWHDYKEPLDDFSDTLVPVSEKITMNQAFASLAFRF, encoded by the coding sequence ATGAGAATAAAGCATGGTTTGCTGGCGCTGCTTTTGGGATTTGCTGCTGCCGGCCTGCTGGCGCCCGCACAGGCCCAGGAAGAGGTGTTTCAACGCGGCATCGAATTTGGCATTGGCGGCCGCGCCATGGGCATGGGCGGCGCTTACACCGGCGTCGGTGACGATTACAGCGCTGCGTTTTGGAATCCGGCCGCGTTGACGCAAATCCGCCGGCTGGAAGGCTTCGCGACCCTGAGCCATGCCCAACGCGAAAATGAGGCAACCTTTGGCTTCACTCGCAACCTCGACAAGGCCTCGGCCACCAATTTCAACAGCCTGGGCCTGGCTTATCCGATTCCCACCTATCGCGGCAGCCTGGTCTTCTCGCTCGGCTACCATCGCGTCCGGCCCTATGACAGCAATTTCAGTTTTGCCTGGTTCAACAACACGCCGGAAGACTCGGTCAATCAGCGCTGGAGCGAGTTGGAAGACGGCAGTCTGAGCACGTGGACGTTTGCGGGCGCGACCGAAGTGGCGCCCAATTTCTCGGTGGGCGCTGCCATCAATCTCTGGTCCGGCAAGAATGACTATCTCAGCAGTTTCGTTGAGAACGATATTCTCGACCTCTACACCTTCCGTTCCTATCGCAACGATGATGCCCTGGTTTCGGAGTTCTCCGGCATCAATGTGAAGCTCGCCGGCTTGTATCGCGCTTCTTCATTGCTGCGGCTGGGTTTCACCCTGGGCACGCCCACGACTTTCACGGTCAAAGACCGCTGGGATGTCACCGACGAAACCGAATTTGATGACGGCGAAATCGAAGGCGGCAGCGACGCCGGCCGCTTTGAATACAAAATCCGTTCGCCCTTCTCCCTGGGCGCCGGCGCCGCGGTGAATGCCGCCGGTTTGCTGCTGAGCGGCAGCGTGGAACACAACGATTGGTCGCAAATTCGCTACACCACCGAGCCGCCGATCGAGGGCCTGTCCCGCAACGAGGCCAATGATGAACTGGCGCGTAACTACCGTGCCACCACCCGCATGCGTCTGGGCGCGGAATTCACGCTGCCGGTACTCGATGTGCAACTGCGCGCCGGCTATTTCCGTGACCCCAATCCACTGAAGGGATTACCGGACAATGCCGATCGCGAGTTTCTGACTGCGGGCGTGGGCATCTTCCTGGACAAGCAAGTGCGCCTCGACCTCGCCGTGATCACCGGCCAGTGGCATGATTACAAGGAGCCGCTGGATGATTTCAGCGACACGCTCGTGCCGGTTTCCGAAAAAATCACCATGAATCAAGCCTTCGCTTCTCTCGCATTTCGTTTCTAA